In Lates calcarifer isolate ASB-BC8 linkage group LG23, TLL_Latcal_v3, whole genome shotgun sequence, a single genomic region encodes these proteins:
- the syt5b gene encoding synaptotagmin-1 isoform X1: MRVVSTGARARRAAEPSEPEPEEATEPVHHEHSHSEHHEHSHTEHHPSHDYNHMKDKFMNELSHLPIPMWAVGAIVVVVLVLVACFIFCVFKKCFGKKKKPKKVRERKAGRRRKTKEGEGEAGEKEGEVKKEGEEEEKEQEKLGKLEFSLDYNFTDSQLIVGILQAQDLAAMDMGGTSDPYVKVFLLPDKKKKYETKVQRKNLCPVFNETFIFKIPYAELGGKTLVLQVFDFDRFSKHDMIGEIKIPMNSVDLGQPMQQWRDLESGEKEEQEKLGDICISLRYVPTAGKLTVNIMEAKNLKKMDVGGLSDPYVKIVLQQNGKRIKKKKTTVKKNTLNPYFNESFSFDVPFEQIQKVQVVITVFDYDKLGSNDPIGKTFMGYGATGVGLRHWSDMLANPRRPVAQWHTLMPEEEVDAALKAKPR, from the exons ATGAGGGTGGTCAGCACTGGAGCCCGGGCCCGGAGGGCTGCAGAGCCGTCtgaaccagagccagaggaAGCAACAGAGCCAGTTCATCATGAGCACTCACACTCAGAACACCATGAGCACTCCCACACAGAACATCACCCCAGCCATGACTACAACCACATGAAAGACAAGTTCATGAATGAACTTAGTCATCTGCCGA ttcCCATGTGGGCAGTGGGAGCCATTGTTGTGGTGGTCCTGGTTTTGGTGGCGTGCTTCAtcttctgtgttttcaaaaaatgctttgggaaaaagaaaaagccaaagaaagtgagggagaggaaggcAGGTCGCCGCAGAAAGACAAAGGAAGGTGAAGGAGAGGCTGGAGAAAAG GAGGGGGAGGTAAAgaaggaaggggaggaagaggagaaagaacagGAAAAGTTGGGTAAGCTGGAGTTCTCCTTGGACTACAACTTCACAGATTCCCAG cTCATAGTGGGTATCCTTCAGGCTCAGGACCTTGCTGCTATGGACATGGGGGGAACTTCAGACCCCTATGTCAAAGTCTTTTTGTTGccagacaaaaagaagaagtaTGAGACCAAGGTTCAGCGCAAGAACTTATGCCCCGTTTTCAACGAGACTTTCATCTTCAAG ATCCCATATGCAGAGTTGGGCGGAAAGACGCTGGTGCTGCAAGTTTTTGACTTTGATCGTTTCTCCAAACATGATATGATTGGTGAGATAAAGATTCCTATGAACAGTGTTGATTTGGGCCAGCCAATGCAACAGTGGAGAGACCTGGAGAGTGGGGAGAAGGAAGAG CAGGAGAAACTGGGTGATATTTGCATTTCTCTGCGTTATGTACCCACTGCTGGGAAACTGACAGTGAACATCATGGAGGCAAAGAATCTGAAGAAAATGGATGTGGGTGGCTTGTCAG ATCCATATGTGAAGATTGTTCTACAGCAAAATGGAAAACGcattaagaagaaaaagacaactgtcaagaaaaacacactcaaccCCTACTTTAATGAAAGTTTTAGCTTTGACGTCCCCTTTGAGCAGATACAG AAAGTGCAGGTCGTCATCACAGTGTTTGACTATGATAAACTCGGGAGCAACGACCCCATTGGAAAAACCTTCATGGGTTATGGAGCTACAGGGGTCGGCCTGCGCCACTGGTCAGACATGCTGGCCAATCCCAGACGTCCGGTGGCCCAGTGGCACACTCTCATGCCAGAAGAAGAAGTCGATGCGGCACTCAAAGCAAAACCTCGCTAG
- the LOC108884432 gene encoding troponin T, slow skeletal muscle isoform X2, with the protein MSDLEDHGGHQEEEDEEQGEGERPKYKPLVTQLAAPKIPEGERVDFDDIHRKRMEKDLLELQTLIDVHFEQRKKEEQELIGLKERIESRRAERAEQQRVRAEKERDRQTRIAEERQRKEDEEAKKRADDEAKKKKVLSNMGAHFGGFLAKAEQRRGKRQTAREIKKKTLADRRKPLAIENLREDGLRERAKEMWEWIYQLESEKFDLTEKMKRQKYEINVLLNRIQHAQKFKKGHGKGKVGGRWK; encoded by the exons ATGTCTGACTTGGAAGATCATGG AGGGCATCAGGAGG aagaagatgaggagcagggagagggag AACGTCCAAAATACAA GCCACTGGTCACACAGCTTGCTGCCCCTAAAATCCCAGAGGGGGAGAGGGTTGACTTTGAT GATATCCACAGGAAAAGGATGGAGAAGGATCTTCTGGAGCTACAGACTCTGATTGATGTCCACTTtgagcagaggaagaaagaggaacaGGAGCTGATTGGACTCAAAGAAAGGATT gaGAGCCGGCGGGCAGagagagctgagcagcagcgaGTGAGAGCTGAAAAAGagcgagacagacagacacgGATTGCG GAGGAGcggcagaggaaggaggacgAAGAGGCAAAAAAGAGGGCGGATGATGaggccaagaagaagaaggtgcTCTCTAACATGGGTGCCCACTTTGGAGGTTTCCTGGCCAAG GCAGAGCAGAGGCGAGGAAAAAGGCAAACTGCAAGGGAAATCAAGAAGAAGACTCTGGCAGACAGACGGAAGCCACTGGCTATTGAGAACCTGAGAGAGGACGGCCTGAG AGAGAGAGCCAAGGAGATGTGGGAATGGATCTACCAACTGGAGTCAGAGAAATTTGACCTGACTGagaagatgaagagacagaagtaCGAG ataaATGTTCTCCTGAACAGAATCCAACATGCTCAGAAATT CAAAAAGGGCCATGGTAAGGGGAAAGTTGGAGGACGCTGGAAGTGA
- the LOC108884429 gene encoding dynein axonemal assembly factor 3, with protein sequence MSAGRASEGAGCITWWGFSPARDLLSTGPVRHKGEFNVLLVGSGDPRHILKTIAGLQNDERLHVWVIENSMEVVARQLLLLYLALMPQESMGLHEKTEVYLEVFGNGEIRSQTEEILKHAASQLSLCVTETMETAAHPCLNTTLLKFKERDELARILKLWIQPQSSLSSSESPPPILMSKAWDYRVRQHLGTRYDSKRGCFDWDLTMKLHEKGCGVINKQQYVQWRERGLAFEMREGVYQITNPSLLSSRVFSQRGNKMSVRGYWGDIVSSPYLSFGIETDDKSLLKTQNGQHTKTAQDISFSNVQALFQSLSSRRGCPSTSHSGTEGEEPSAQTDQKSVTVNDLMRLNGVSVTFLPVDALYKLPEKQKYSHFFNTIHFSVSCVHQLGPTMRQIAAPDAVVVMELAKYILDLNKEQEAGFAKKVASIAAEAGFEPWHEGKSDGAHSVFKPQKK encoded by the exons ATGAGTGCTGGACGAGCATCTGAGGGCGCCGGCTGCATCACCTGGTGGGGTTTTAGTCCTGCGCGTGACCTGCTGAGCACAG gCCCTGTGAGACATAAAGGGGAGTTCAATGTTTTACTGGTTGGCAGCGGAGATCCACGACATATTTTGAAGACCATCGCTGGTTTGCAGAATGATGAACGCCTTCAT GTGTGGGTGATAGAAAACAGCATGGAGGTGGTGGCCaggcagctgctgctcctctacCTGGCACTGATGCCCCAGGAAAGCATGGGACTTCATG agaagacagaggttTACCTGGAGGTGTTTGGGAATGGTGAGATCCGCAGTCAAACAGAGGAAATATTGAAACATGCAGCATCACAGCTCTCACTGTGTGTTACTGAAACAATGGAGACAGCTGCACACCCCTGTCTGAACACAACTCTTCTCAAG TTCAAGGAGCGAGACGAGCTGGCCAGAATATTGAAATTGTGGATCCAGCCTCAGTCTTCCTTATCTTCATCTGAGAGTCCTCCTCCTATCCTCATGTCCAAAGCCTGGGATTATCGGGTCAGGCAGCACCTGGGAACTCGCTACGACTCCAAGAGAGGCTGCTTCGACTGGGACCTTACAATGAAACTGCACGAGAAAGGG tgtggTGTCATCAATAAACAACAATATGTGCAATGGAGGGAACGGGGTTTGGCGTTCGAAATGAGGGAAGGTGTCTACCAAATAACCAATCCAAGTTTGCTCTCATCTAGAGTGTTCAGTCAG aGAGGGAACAAAATGTCTGTGAGGGGTTACTGGGGAGACATAGTATCCAGTCCTTACCTCTCCTTTGGCATTGAAACTGATGACAAGAGCCTGCTGAAGACACAGAATGGGCAACATACCAAG ACAGCCCAGGATATCTCCTTTTCAAATGTGCAGGCATTGTTCCAGTCGCTGTCCAGCAGACGGGGCTGCCCCTCTACTTCTCACTCAGGCACAGAGGGAGAAGAGCCATCAGCACAGACTGACCAAAAATCAGTCACCGTTAACG ATCTGATGCGTCTAAACGGGGTCTCTGTGACCTTCCTGCCTGTGGACGCACTTTACAAATtgccagaaaaacagaaatactccCACTTCTTCAACACTATTCACTTCTCTGTCAG CTGCGTGCACCAGTTGGGCCCGACGATGAGACAGATTGCAGCACCAGACGCTGTGGTTGTCATGGAGTTGGCCAA GTACATTTTGGATCTGAACAAAGAGCAAGAGGCAGGCTTTGCGAAGAAAGTGGCGAGCATCGCTGCAGAGGCTGGATTTGAACCATGGCACGAGGGGAAGAGCGATGGCGCCCACAGTGTTTTCAAACCACAGAAGAAGTAA
- the LOC108884428 gene encoding carnitine O-palmitoyltransferase 1, liver isoform isoform X2, with product MAEAHQAVAFQFTVTPEGIDLQMSHQALTEIYLSGMRSWKKRIIRLKNSVITGVYPASPSSWLFVVIAILATMYTRSDPSMGLIAKIQEHLPVSQSMSTQCQAVVSAVLFSTMLWLLLIFTMRLCLKQLLSYHRWMFEQHGKMSNTTKVWVALVRIFSGRKPLLYSYQGSLPNLPVPAIKDTVKRYLESVRPLMDDTKYERMTKLAEEFESSLGNRLQWYLKLKALWASNYVSDWWEEYIYLRGRSPIMVNSNYYGMDFLYVTPTPIQAARAGNSIHAFFLYRRKLNKEEIKPWLLRSAVPCCSYQFERMFDTCRIPGTLTDTVQHWQDSDYIVVYHRGRYFRLRVYQAGRLLSPREIEFQIQRILDDPSPPCKGEAKLGALTAGDRIPWAKARMKYFSSGVNKRSLDCIEKAAFFVALDDDEQGMMGDDPAASLDRYAKSLLHGKCYDRWFDKSFSVVYYKNGKNGINAEHSWADAPVLSHLWEFTLAFDSFQLGYNAEGHCKGDVDSSLPRPQKLSWEIPPECEEQISQSLAVAQALADDVDFHVFPFQDFGKGKIKKCRVSPDAFIQMALQLAYYRDQKRFCLTYEASMTRLFREGRTETVRSCTNESRAFVQAFDGGEAADVCSRLFRTALEKHQLLYRLAMTGAGIDRHLFCLYVVSKYLGVESPFLKEVLSEPWRLSTSQTPVQLSEMFDPVNHPEYVSPGGGFGPVADDGYGVSYCVVGDCMINFHISCKRSCPVTDTHKFGAQIRKALHDLLQLLSPTQKEPSKVEESRPEVKKDL from the exons ATGGCAGAGGCCCACCAGGCGGTGGCCTTCCAGTTCACGGTCACCCCAGAGGGCATCGATCTGCAGATGTCCCACCAGGCCCTCACTGAGATCTACCTCTCTGGCATGCGCTCGTGGAAGAAGCGTATCATCAGACTCAAG AACAGTGTGATAACAGGGGTATATCCTGCCAGCCCTTCCTCCTGGCTTTTTGTGGTCATAGCAATCCTGGCTACTATGTACACTCGCTCTGACCCCTCCATGGGCCTCATAGCCAAGATACAGGAGCACCTCCCAGTCAG CCAGTCGATGAGTACCCAGTGCCAGGCGGTGGTGTCAGCGGTGCTCTTTAGCACCATGCTATGGCTCTTGCTCATCTTCACCATGCGCCTGTGCCTCAAGCAGCTCCTCTCCTACCACCGCTGGATGTTCGAGCAACACGGCAAGATGTCTAACACCACTAAAGTCTGGGTG gcGCTGGTGCGGATCTTTTCTGGCAGAAAGCCTCTGCTCTACAGCTACCAGGGGTCGCTGCCAAATCTGCCTGTGCCCGCCATCAAGGACACAGTCAAGAGG TATTTGGAATCTGTGCGTCCATTGATGGACGACACAAAGTATGAACGCATGACCAAGCTGGCGGAGGAGTTCGAGAGCAGCCTGGGTAACCGTCTGCAGTGGTACCTCAAACTCAAAGCTCTCTGGGCATCCAACTAC gttAGTGACTGGTGGGAGGAATACATCTACCTGCGGGGACGAAGCCCTATCATGGTCAACAGTAACTACTATGGCATG GACTTCTTGTATGTAACACCCACGCCTATCCAAGCGGCCAGGGCAGGCAACAGCATTCACGCGTTCTTCCTGTACCGTCGCAAACTCAACAAAGAGGAGATCAAACCT TGGTTGTTGAGATCTGCAGTCCCTTGCTGTTCCTATCAGTTTGAGCGGATGTTTGACACTTGTCGAATCCCTGGAACACTAACAG ACACTGTGCAACATTGGCAGGACAGTGATTACATAGTGGTATACCACAGGGGTCGCTACTTTCGTCTGAGGGTGTACCAGGCGGGCAGACTCCTGTCGCCTAGGGAGATTGAATTCCAGATTCAGAGAATCCTTGATGACCCTTCACCTCCTTGCAAAGGAGAGGCCAAACTTGGGGCTCTGACCGCTGGAGACAG AATTCCATGGGCTAAAGCCAGGATGAAGTATTTCAGCAGTGGGGTCAATAAACGCTCCCTGGACTGCATCGAGAAAGCTGCCTTCTTTGTGGCCCTGGATGATGATGAACAGGGTATGATGGGAGATGACCCTGCAGCCAGTTTAGATCGCTATGCCAAGTCCTTGTTGCATGGAAAATGTTATGACAG ATGGTTTGACAAGTCCTTCTCAGTTGTTTACTACAAGAATGGAAAGAATGGCATAAATGCAGAGCACTCGTGGGCTGATGCACCAGTGTTATCGCACCTATGGGAG ttcacCTTGGCCTTTGACAGTTTCCAGCTGGGTTACAATGCAGAGGGTCACTGCAAAGGAGACGTGGATTCATCACTGCCACGACCACAGAAGCTGAGCTGGGAAATCCCTCCAGAA TGTGAGGAGCAGATCTCTCAGTCCCTGGCAGTGGCCCAGGCCCTGGCCGATGATGTCGACTTCCACGTTTTCCCCTTCCAAGACTTTGGCAAAGGAAAGATCAAGAAGTGTCGAGTCAGTCCAGATGCCTTCATTCAAATGGCTCTTCAGCTGGCCTACTACAGG GACCAGAAGAGGTTTTGTCTGACGTATGAAGCTTCCATGACCCGTCTGTTCAGGGAGGGCAGGACCGAGACTGTTCGCTCCTGCACCAATGAGAGCAGGGCCTTTGTCCAAGCATTCGATGGTGGAGAG GCAGCAGATGTGTGCAGTCGTTTGTTCCGCACTGCGTTAGAAAAGCACCAGCTTCTATACCGCTTGGCTATGACCGGAGCTGGCATCGACAGACACCTCTTTTGCCTCTACGTGGTTTCCAAATACCTCGGAGTGGAGTCTCCTTTCTTGAAAGAG GTGCTGTCTGAGCCCTGGAGGCTGTCCACCAGTCAGACTCCTGTTCAGTTGTCGGAGATGTTTGACCCAGTCAACCACCCAGAGTATGTCTCCCCTGGTGGGGGCTTTGGTCCG gTGGCTGATGATGGTTATGGGGTGTCCTACTGCGTAGTGGGAGACTGCATGATTAACTTCCACATCTCGTGCAAGCGCTCATGTCCAGTCACT GACACCCACAAGTTTGGTGCTCAGATCAGAAAGGCTCTGCATGACCTGCTACAGCTGCTGAGCCCCACCCAAAAAGAGCCCAGCAAAGTTGAAGAGAGCCGGCCCGAGGTCAAGAAAGACCTGTAG
- the LOC108884428 gene encoding carnitine O-palmitoyltransferase 1, liver isoform isoform X1: MAEAHQAVAFQFTVTPEGIDLQMSHQALTEIYLSGMRSWKKRIIRLKNSVITGVYPASPSSWLFVVIAILATMYTRSDPSMGLIAKIQEHLPVSQSMSTQCQAVVSAVLFSTMLWLLLIFTMRLCLKQLLSYHRWMFEQHGKMSNTTKVWVALVRIFSGRKPLLYSYQGSLPNLPVPAIKDTVKRYLESVRPLMDDTKYERMTKLAEEFESSLGNRLQWYLKLKALWASNYVSDWWEEYIYLRGRSPIMVNSNYYGMDFLYVTPTPIQAARAGNSIHAFFLYRRKLNKEEIKPSRIPGTVIPLCAAQCERMFNTTRTPGEETDTVQHWQDSDYIVVYHRGRYFRLRVYQAGRLLSPREIEFQIQRILDDPSPPCKGEAKLGALTAGDRIPWAKARMKYFSSGVNKRSLDCIEKAAFFVALDDDEQGMMGDDPAASLDRYAKSLLHGKCYDRWFDKSFSVVYYKNGKNGINAEHSWADAPVLSHLWEFTLAFDSFQLGYNAEGHCKGDVDSSLPRPQKLSWEIPPECEEQISQSLAVAQALADDVDFHVFPFQDFGKGKIKKCRVSPDAFIQMALQLAYYRDQKRFCLTYEASMTRLFREGRTETVRSCTNESRAFVQAFDGGEAADVCSRLFRTALEKHQLLYRLAMTGAGIDRHLFCLYVVSKYLGVESPFLKEVLSEPWRLSTSQTPVQLSEMFDPVNHPEYVSPGGGFGPVADDGYGVSYCVVGDCMINFHISCKRSCPVTDTHKFGAQIRKALHDLLQLLSPTQKEPSKVEESRPEVKKDL, encoded by the exons ATGGCAGAGGCCCACCAGGCGGTGGCCTTCCAGTTCACGGTCACCCCAGAGGGCATCGATCTGCAGATGTCCCACCAGGCCCTCACTGAGATCTACCTCTCTGGCATGCGCTCGTGGAAGAAGCGTATCATCAGACTCAAG AACAGTGTGATAACAGGGGTATATCCTGCCAGCCCTTCCTCCTGGCTTTTTGTGGTCATAGCAATCCTGGCTACTATGTACACTCGCTCTGACCCCTCCATGGGCCTCATAGCCAAGATACAGGAGCACCTCCCAGTCAG CCAGTCGATGAGTACCCAGTGCCAGGCGGTGGTGTCAGCGGTGCTCTTTAGCACCATGCTATGGCTCTTGCTCATCTTCACCATGCGCCTGTGCCTCAAGCAGCTCCTCTCCTACCACCGCTGGATGTTCGAGCAACACGGCAAGATGTCTAACACCACTAAAGTCTGGGTG gcGCTGGTGCGGATCTTTTCTGGCAGAAAGCCTCTGCTCTACAGCTACCAGGGGTCGCTGCCAAATCTGCCTGTGCCCGCCATCAAGGACACAGTCAAGAGG TATTTGGAATCTGTGCGTCCATTGATGGACGACACAAAGTATGAACGCATGACCAAGCTGGCGGAGGAGTTCGAGAGCAGCCTGGGTAACCGTCTGCAGTGGTACCTCAAACTCAAAGCTCTCTGGGCATCCAACTAC gttAGTGACTGGTGGGAGGAATACATCTACCTGCGGGGACGAAGCCCTATCATGGTCAACAGTAACTACTATGGCATG GACTTCTTGTATGTAACACCCACGCCTATCCAAGCGGCCAGGGCAGGCAACAGCATTCACGCGTTCTTCCTGTACCGTCGCAAACTCAACAAAGAGGAGATCAAACCT AGTCGTATACCAGGCACTGTCATTCCTCTGTGTGCCGCTCAGTGTGAGAGGATGTTCAACACCACACGCACTCCTGGAGAGGAGACGG ACACTGTGCAACATTGGCAGGACAGTGATTACATAGTGGTATACCACAGGGGTCGCTACTTTCGTCTGAGGGTGTACCAGGCGGGCAGACTCCTGTCGCCTAGGGAGATTGAATTCCAGATTCAGAGAATCCTTGATGACCCTTCACCTCCTTGCAAAGGAGAGGCCAAACTTGGGGCTCTGACCGCTGGAGACAG AATTCCATGGGCTAAAGCCAGGATGAAGTATTTCAGCAGTGGGGTCAATAAACGCTCCCTGGACTGCATCGAGAAAGCTGCCTTCTTTGTGGCCCTGGATGATGATGAACAGGGTATGATGGGAGATGACCCTGCAGCCAGTTTAGATCGCTATGCCAAGTCCTTGTTGCATGGAAAATGTTATGACAG ATGGTTTGACAAGTCCTTCTCAGTTGTTTACTACAAGAATGGAAAGAATGGCATAAATGCAGAGCACTCGTGGGCTGATGCACCAGTGTTATCGCACCTATGGGAG ttcacCTTGGCCTTTGACAGTTTCCAGCTGGGTTACAATGCAGAGGGTCACTGCAAAGGAGACGTGGATTCATCACTGCCACGACCACAGAAGCTGAGCTGGGAAATCCCTCCAGAA TGTGAGGAGCAGATCTCTCAGTCCCTGGCAGTGGCCCAGGCCCTGGCCGATGATGTCGACTTCCACGTTTTCCCCTTCCAAGACTTTGGCAAAGGAAAGATCAAGAAGTGTCGAGTCAGTCCAGATGCCTTCATTCAAATGGCTCTTCAGCTGGCCTACTACAGG GACCAGAAGAGGTTTTGTCTGACGTATGAAGCTTCCATGACCCGTCTGTTCAGGGAGGGCAGGACCGAGACTGTTCGCTCCTGCACCAATGAGAGCAGGGCCTTTGTCCAAGCATTCGATGGTGGAGAG GCAGCAGATGTGTGCAGTCGTTTGTTCCGCACTGCGTTAGAAAAGCACCAGCTTCTATACCGCTTGGCTATGACCGGAGCTGGCATCGACAGACACCTCTTTTGCCTCTACGTGGTTTCCAAATACCTCGGAGTGGAGTCTCCTTTCTTGAAAGAG GTGCTGTCTGAGCCCTGGAGGCTGTCCACCAGTCAGACTCCTGTTCAGTTGTCGGAGATGTTTGACCCAGTCAACCACCCAGAGTATGTCTCCCCTGGTGGGGGCTTTGGTCCG gTGGCTGATGATGGTTATGGGGTGTCCTACTGCGTAGTGGGAGACTGCATGATTAACTTCCACATCTCGTGCAAGCGCTCATGTCCAGTCACT GACACCCACAAGTTTGGTGCTCAGATCAGAAAGGCTCTGCATGACCTGCTACAGCTGCTGAGCCCCACCCAAAAAGAGCCCAGCAAAGTTGAAGAGAGCCGGCCCGAGGTCAAGAAAGACCTGTAG
- the LOC108884432 gene encoding troponin T, slow skeletal muscle isoform X1: protein MSDLEDHGGHQEEEDEEQGEGEERPKYKPLVTQLAAPKIPEGERVDFDDIHRKRMEKDLLELQTLIDVHFEQRKKEEQELIGLKERIESRRAERAEQQRVRAEKERDRQTRIAEERQRKEDEEAKKRADDEAKKKKVLSNMGAHFGGFLAKAEQRRGKRQTAREIKKKTLADRRKPLAIENLREDGLRERAKEMWEWIYQLESEKFDLTEKMKRQKYEINVLLNRIQHAQKFKKGHGKGKVGGRWK from the exons ATGTCTGACTTGGAAGATCATGG AGGGCATCAGGAGG aagaagatgaggagcagggagagggag AAGAACGTCCAAAATACAA GCCACTGGTCACACAGCTTGCTGCCCCTAAAATCCCAGAGGGGGAGAGGGTTGACTTTGAT GATATCCACAGGAAAAGGATGGAGAAGGATCTTCTGGAGCTACAGACTCTGATTGATGTCCACTTtgagcagaggaagaaagaggaacaGGAGCTGATTGGACTCAAAGAAAGGATT gaGAGCCGGCGGGCAGagagagctgagcagcagcgaGTGAGAGCTGAAAAAGagcgagacagacagacacgGATTGCG GAGGAGcggcagaggaaggaggacgAAGAGGCAAAAAAGAGGGCGGATGATGaggccaagaagaagaaggtgcTCTCTAACATGGGTGCCCACTTTGGAGGTTTCCTGGCCAAG GCAGAGCAGAGGCGAGGAAAAAGGCAAACTGCAAGGGAAATCAAGAAGAAGACTCTGGCAGACAGACGGAAGCCACTGGCTATTGAGAACCTGAGAGAGGACGGCCTGAG AGAGAGAGCCAAGGAGATGTGGGAATGGATCTACCAACTGGAGTCAGAGAAATTTGACCTGACTGagaagatgaagagacagaagtaCGAG ataaATGTTCTCCTGAACAGAATCCAACATGCTCAGAAATT CAAAAAGGGCCATGGTAAGGGGAAAGTTGGAGGACGCTGGAAGTGA
- the syt5b gene encoding synaptotagmin-1 isoform X2: MRVVSTGARARRAAEPSEPEPEEATEPVHHEHSHSEHHEHSHTEHHPSHDYNHMKDKFMNELSHLPIPMWAVGAIVVVVLVLVACFIFCVFKKCFGKKKKPKKVRERKAGRRRKTKEGEGEAGEKEGEVKKEGEEEEKEQEKLGKLEFSLDYNFTDSQLIVGILQAQDLAAMDMGGTSDPYVKVFLLPDKKKKYETKVQRKNLCPVFNETFIFKIPYAELGGKTLVLQVFDFDRFSKHDMIGEIKIPMNSVDLGQPMQQWRDLESGEKEEEKLGDICISLRYVPTAGKLTVNIMEAKNLKKMDVGGLSDPYVKIVLQQNGKRIKKKKTTVKKNTLNPYFNESFSFDVPFEQIQKVQVVITVFDYDKLGSNDPIGKTFMGYGATGVGLRHWSDMLANPRRPVAQWHTLMPEEEVDAALKAKPR; this comes from the exons ATGAGGGTGGTCAGCACTGGAGCCCGGGCCCGGAGGGCTGCAGAGCCGTCtgaaccagagccagaggaAGCAACAGAGCCAGTTCATCATGAGCACTCACACTCAGAACACCATGAGCACTCCCACACAGAACATCACCCCAGCCATGACTACAACCACATGAAAGACAAGTTCATGAATGAACTTAGTCATCTGCCGA ttcCCATGTGGGCAGTGGGAGCCATTGTTGTGGTGGTCCTGGTTTTGGTGGCGTGCTTCAtcttctgtgttttcaaaaaatgctttgggaaaaagaaaaagccaaagaaagtgagggagaggaaggcAGGTCGCCGCAGAAAGACAAAGGAAGGTGAAGGAGAGGCTGGAGAAAAG GAGGGGGAGGTAAAgaaggaaggggaggaagaggagaaagaacagGAAAAGTTGGGTAAGCTGGAGTTCTCCTTGGACTACAACTTCACAGATTCCCAG cTCATAGTGGGTATCCTTCAGGCTCAGGACCTTGCTGCTATGGACATGGGGGGAACTTCAGACCCCTATGTCAAAGTCTTTTTGTTGccagacaaaaagaagaagtaTGAGACCAAGGTTCAGCGCAAGAACTTATGCCCCGTTTTCAACGAGACTTTCATCTTCAAG ATCCCATATGCAGAGTTGGGCGGAAAGACGCTGGTGCTGCAAGTTTTTGACTTTGATCGTTTCTCCAAACATGATATGATTGGTGAGATAAAGATTCCTATGAACAGTGTTGATTTGGGCCAGCCAATGCAACAGTGGAGAGACCTGGAGAGTGGGGAGAAGGAAGAG GAGAAACTGGGTGATATTTGCATTTCTCTGCGTTATGTACCCACTGCTGGGAAACTGACAGTGAACATCATGGAGGCAAAGAATCTGAAGAAAATGGATGTGGGTGGCTTGTCAG ATCCATATGTGAAGATTGTTCTACAGCAAAATGGAAAACGcattaagaagaaaaagacaactgtcaagaaaaacacactcaaccCCTACTTTAATGAAAGTTTTAGCTTTGACGTCCCCTTTGAGCAGATACAG AAAGTGCAGGTCGTCATCACAGTGTTTGACTATGATAAACTCGGGAGCAACGACCCCATTGGAAAAACCTTCATGGGTTATGGAGCTACAGGGGTCGGCCTGCGCCACTGGTCAGACATGCTGGCCAATCCCAGACGTCCGGTGGCCCAGTGGCACACTCTCATGCCAGAAGAAGAAGTCGATGCGGCACTCAAAGCAAAACCTCGCTAG